The genome window AAATAACCCATCTTCCGTGGGAGTGCACACAGGAGCTGGGACGGGGTCTGTAGCTACTTCTCCGATCGAATGAGCAGATCCGTAGTGCGCTCTAGGCGCGTACCCCTATCAGACACTATCTCTGATCCCTGTTTAGCTTGACCACCATACCATTAGACCAGGGCTAATCCGTGACGCATGGCGTACCGTCGTGTACGTAGGCGAGCGCGCATGTTGCTGGGGAAATTACAGGCCGCTATCCAGGATTCCCAGGCTGGAATGCAAAACCAGTATACAGCAAGGTCCCCTAAAGAGCTACTTGCCTCTGCTCCGCGGTACTATTCGGCCCTCTCTGGGAAAAGGATGGCTAGCTTATGCTAATGCGTCAAGGTTGCCAAACAGTTAAGGGTGGGGGTGAGAACACAAGTTGTAGGAACGGGCTAAAAACATAGCATTAATGGGTGATCGATGACGGGGGATTGTTACCCCTTGTTCCCGACGGGGAAATTGATCAGTGTTGAATTCGCAGTGTCCGTTTGCCTGCCGAAGACGAGTGCCAACCGTGTAGTATCGTTGTGCATGGCAAGGAAACCGCGCGCGGGACATGAGACAGGCCCAAGCGAGGTTCAGGGGTTAATTATGGACACTTGGAAAGGAAGCATTTCTTCGAAAGCAGCCACGAGCTAACCAGCTATGCGAACACTGGCATTTCCCCAGAAGACGGCTGTGAGTGAGTCGAGGATGAAAGGATTCCGTCCTCGCTTCCTCGGCctaatttaattagttaatcCCGACTAATAACTTGAGATACAGCTAGGACCTCAGGTCTCAGGTCCCAGCTCCCAGTCTCCAACTCAGGGAATATTGTTTCTAGCGTAGCATACCGGCGTGTTTTGCGTAAAATGAGCGCGTGCCAAGACGGAAAAGGAGCGAAAGGGCCAGCCGTTCGCCCACTGCGAAGGACGTTCCTATGATACTTACATAGTAGAGCGAAACTAATAGATGGCTAAGCAAATGAGCTTAGCATCCTCATCCTATCTCATTAGTTAGACAAGCTTCATTTGCGCCACGTCAGCAGGATTGTGGGGTTCATATGACTGGCCAGTTCCGCGGCGGAGACAACAAACGGTCCGTACCCTAAAGCGCGTGCTAAATTAACTGTGGCGCTACAATATCAAGATTAAATTGGGCTTCCTATCAGTTAAAATAATGACCAATAAGATTAACTCAGATGTCCAGATTGTATTTGATTAACAATTGCCTATCAGTGCGCTGATTTCGCTTCCTACAGCCCTTTTCCGGATGTCCATTCTCCGGCTGCGCCGTTCTCTAGAGGATTTCCGATATTGTATGGCGAATACTCTCCCGATCGGCCTCGGAGACATGGATCTTGAATACTCTCTCTAGCGCTAGCACGCGCTGCTCATCTGACGCAAATTTCTCTAGCTCCTTGGATGTCGCTCCCAGGCGCTCCTTGAGCGTGTCGTTGAACAGGGTCACATCGCCCACGATCTTGTCACCATTTTCGTTGAGTAACATCCGCACGCAGACAACATGATAAGTGAACCAGCTTTCCCGGCTGGTACTCATGTAGTAGTTGATTATAGTAAAGTCCTCTGGAAGGAACTCCAACTCGGTGAAGCAGTAAGCCGGAATCCAATGACTGTCCCCGTTGCGAAATTCGTACTGCCACAGAGATTGGCTCCTGCTAGTGTGTTGAGCGATAGGCCCGTAGACTAGCCGGCCCAACTGTTCACCAACGTTGTGGAACTCATAACCCTGGACCAGTGGGAGGGGCTGGTGTGGCCCATTGGAGCCAAATCCAACGTCTACAAGGTACTTTTGTTCATCGATGGTTACGATGTTGACCATGTGATTCCTTCATTAAAGCTAGTCAGCACTTCATGTTTGAGCTTTACCCCCAAAGAGACGGGAAACTTACCATCCGTCATACTTGGGTCCTCTCCAATTCTTCGAGGCAGACATGGGCTGCGCAGCTTCGTTGACACGCCCTCCTACGGCGGTCACATCGTATCCCAGGCTTCGTAGGACGGTGCCAAACAAGAGACTGTTCTCCATGCAATAGCCCCCACGACGAGACTTAGAATCAACAACTTTCTCAAACACCTTGTAAGGATCAATGGAAATACTCCGATGAACAGCATAGTGGAGGTTGAGGTTTTCGAAAGGGACAGCTGCTAGTTGGTATCGTTGCAGCACCTTCAGCAAAGCTAATGCAGACTGGCCATTGAGGATCGCTCCATCTTGCATTGGAAGAGCTTCTCGATAATTTTCGGGGAGCCCGATCCGGTCGAAGTAGCGTCTGAGCTGTTCCAAGGAATATGTGGGACGCGCTGCCCAATTGACCATGCCGCCCATTTCGGGTAACTAGAGGTTGCAGATTCGGACTGAGTGGCTGAGGGAGGTGGAAATTGACAGTGGAATCCTAGGTTTAAAATGCGAGTGAAAAGCGCCAACTCCCAGAGGGCCCATGGATTACTGGGAGAGTAAGCTAAATAAGCCCGGCTTGATATGGTGGTTGATTACATTGAGTTGCTTGTGTTTAGCAGCGGGGTCATGAGATTCAGGCGGTGTTTGCCATCCAGTAGATATTTCCACACAGCAGTGCGGGCGATGGCAGTCTGGGACCTTACCGTGGCACTTAGGACATATAGCTCACTCTTTCCGGGATAGGGTGAAGCTAAGGGCAAGTTGTTATGGGCTGGAGCAATACGCTAGCAATTAGTGCATGCACCATGGATTAGTGCTGACATGATAATGACCCAGTTATCACATCAAGATTAACTGTCACTCATGGCGTCGCAGCTTGACCTCGATGAATCAGCCACACATCCTATGTCAATATGAAATTATAATCTGGCCATCTGAAATTTACCCCAAAGCTTGTCTGGGTCAGCCGTGGCCGTCTTCACTTTGATTCCTGTCCGACGACCTAGTATCCGGGCAGTCGTCTAGACAAGGGGCTCGCAGTAGCGCAAACTGGAACTAGGTCTAGAAGTTTTCCATGAGCGTATCTGGGAGTTAATTCGTGTCGTTCTAGATCCCCGAGGCTAATATGCAGTCAGAGCCGGTTCATTGACGGACTGACAGACGGCCTGATATCCTACAGCCACTTATCATACGAGGTCCAAGGCCTACCTTAAGGGGCACAAATGTTAATTTACTTCGGAAGGTCGGAGGTGATCAATCTTAAATAAGCTTGGAAGACGACCTGCCTATTCAAGGAATCCCCGTGTGGATATTTCAGGGATAGACCTAATTATCCTGCAGCAAACCTGCAACATCTGCTAGTATCTGTCGGTCGCTCGGTCTTAATAGCATTCCCCATAGTTGTACACCaatatttctttccttctcttctctccctgcCATTCTTGTTTTTCTGTCTTGCCTTGTTGACTTCCATATTGATGTCCAGTCAAGCAACATAATGTCTTTCAAACATGGAGCTATGGCAATCCAGGAGCTGGGCTCCCGGCAATACAAGGATCGTGATGATGCAGACATGGCAAAGTTTGGCAGAAAACAGCGTTTCGAGGTGAGCCTTCATTCAGTGTCTCTACGTCGCAACTAATGTAGGCAGAGAAACTTCGGGTTCCTGTCGATGCTGGGCTTCACAACCACGATGATGTGTACTTGGGAGGCAGTCCTTACGTGAGTGTCAACATCTCCACTGTCGAATGTCAGGCAGCTGATCAATAGTACAGCGCTAATCCAGCAGCCATGACTGACGGAGGACCAGCAACCCTCGTCTACGGGTTTATCTTCTGCTGGATTGGAGCTTTGTTAACAGCAGCCTCTCTTGCCGAAATGGCCTCGATGTAGCAGCCCCTTTAGACGGCCTTTGAAAAGAACAACACTAAGACATTTGTCACACAGGGCTCCCACGTCGGCAGGCCAATATCACTGGGTGTCAATCCTCGCCCCTAAAGGCCAGGCTGTCTTCCTCAGCTGGGTAACTGGATGGTTGGACATGATCGGATGGTGGGCCAACACTGCGTCGGGTGTGTATTTCGCTGCCACCGTCCTGCAGGGTCTTCTGGTGTTGAACTATGACGGATACGACTTCCAACGTTGGCATGGAACCCTGCTCATGTTCGCGGCGCTGGTGATTTGCCTTTTGGTCAACTCCTTCGGGGCAAGGCTCCTACCCAAGATCGAAGGTCTAATTCTCATTCTCCATACCGCCGGCTTCCTAGCCATCCTGATCCCATTGGTTTATCTGGCTCCACACAAGAACGCCGAATTCGTCTTTGCAAACTTCACCAATACTTCGGGATGGAAGAGCTCTGGCCTTACCTGGCTGATTGGGCTGATGGGGACGAATCTTCCATTTATTGGTACGCTCACACTCCTCGCGTGGACTCAGTCGATCTAACTGACTCTGTAACCCAGGATATGATGGCCCTTGTCACATGTGTATGTCCTCGACCACATCCCAGCTACAACTCAACTCATATCTAACACACATCTGCAGCGGAGGAGGTAGTGAACGCCTCGGTTATAGTCCCCTGGTGCATGATCGCGACCATCATGCTAAACGGCGTCCTCGGTTTCGCCATGGTCCtagccttcctcttctgcgtT of Aspergillus luchuensis IFO 4308 DNA, chromosome 7, nearly complete sequence contains these proteins:
- a CDS encoding uncharacterized protein (COG:E;~EggNog:ENOG410PG5N;~InterPro:IPR002293;~PFAM:PF00324,PF13520;~TransMembrane:12 (i39-61o73-93i105-125o131-156i168-188o194-214i269-294o327-346i378-398o404-428i449-468o480-499i);~go_component: GO:0016020 - membrane [Evidence IEA];~go_function: GO:0022857 - transmembrane transporter activity [Evidence IEA];~go_process: GO:0055085 - transmembrane transport [Evidence IEA]) produces the protein MSFKHGAMAIQELGSRQYKDRDDADMAKFGRKQRFERNFGFLSMLGFTTTMMCTWEAVLTANPAAMTDGGPATLVYGFIFCWIGALLTAASLAEMASMAPTSAGQYHWVSILAPKGQAVFLSWVTGWLDMIGWWANTASGVYFAATVLQGLLVLNYDGYDFQRWHGTLLMFAALVICLLVNSFGARLLPKIEGLILILHTAGFLAILIPLVYLAPHKNAEFVFANFTNTSGWKSSGLTWLIGLMGTNLPFIGYDGPCHMSEEVVNASVIVPWCMIATIMLNGVLGFAMVLAFLFCVGDLDAALDSATGYDFIEVFFNATKSHAGTSIMTAIVIALTICASFGFLASSSRLTWALAKDKGIPFADFLSHINSRASGSALPLRAIALCAIITAITCLINIGSSAAFNAMISLTTAGLFSSYEIAIVLILIKKLKNEPLQYGPWKMGRLWGILINIGSICFLTITIFFSFFPEELPVTPTNMNWSIVVFMGEFLLGLGWYLVRGRKIYHGPVMDMPVAVGESEVVGGDGVDEE
- the NAT1_4 gene encoding arylamine N-acetyltransferase family protein (COG:Q;~EggNog:ENOG410PKHI;~InterPro:IPR001447,IPR038765;~PFAM:PF00797;~go_function: GO:0016407 - acetyltransferase activity [Evidence IEA]) — translated: MGGMVNWAARPTYSLEQLRRYFDRIGLPENYREALPMQDGAILNGQSALALLKVLQRYQLAAVPFENLNLHYAVHRSISIDPYKVFEKVVDSKSRRGGYCMENSLLFGTVLRSLGYDVTAVGGRVNEAAQPMSASKNWRGPKYDGWNHMVNIVTIDEQKYLVDVGFGSNGPHQPLPLVQGYEFHNVGEQLGRLVYGPIAQHTSRSQSLWQYEFRNGDSHWIPAYCFTELEFLPEDFTIINYYMSTSRESWFTYHVVCVRMLLNENGDKIVGDVTLFNDTLKERLGATSKELEKFASDEQRVLALERVFKIHVSEADRESIRHTISEIL